A single genomic interval of Camelina sativa cultivar DH55 chromosome 11, Cs, whole genome shotgun sequence harbors:
- the LOC104725291 gene encoding xyloglucan endotransglucosylase/hydrolase protein 20, giving the protein MTSFYGRCLAFLVVYLFAAQYVSVYAGSFHKDVQIHWGDGRGKILDNTGNLLSLSLDKFSGSGFQSHQEFLYGKVEVQMKLVPGNSAGTVTTFYLKSPGTTWDEIDFEFLGNISGHPYTLHTNVYTKGTGDKEQQFHLWFDPTVHFHTYCIVWNPQRVIFTIDGIPIREFKNSESVGVPFPKHQPMRLYASLWEAEHWATRGGLEKTDWSKAPFTAFYRNYNVDACVWANGKSSCSANSPWFTQVLDFKGKNRVKWAQRKYMVYNYCTDKKRFPQGAPPECS; this is encoded by the exons ATGACATCTTTTTATGGTAGATGTTTAGCGTTCTTGGTCGTCTATCTCTTTGCGGCACAATATGTGAGCGTCTATGCTGGTAGCTTTCACAAAGACGTTCAAATACATTGGGGTGATGGCCGTGGAAAGATTCTCGATAATACCGGcaatcttctttctctttcgctCGACAAATTCTCTGGTTCCGGTTTCCAGTCCCACCAGGAGTTTCTTTATGGCAAAGTTGAGGTTCAAATGAAACTTGTACCTGGTAACTCTGCTGGAACTGTGACAACATTCTAT CTGAAATCTCCTGGAACTACGTGGGATGAGATAGATTTTGAGTTCTTGGGTAACATAAGTGGTCATCCATATACTCTTCATACAAATGTTTACACGAAAGGCACAGGAGATAAAGAACAACAGTTTCATCTATGGTTTGACCCAACTGTTCACTTTCACACTTATTGCATCGTATGGAACCCCCAGCGGGTCAT ttttacgaTAGATGGTATTCCGATTAGAGAATTCAAGAACTCTGAGTCTGTTGGAGTTCCATTCCCAAAGCACCAACCAATGAGGCTTTATGCAAGCCTATGGGAAGCTGAGCATTGGGCCACAAGGGGAGGATTAGAGAAAACAGACTGGTCAAAAGCTCCTTTCACAGCTTTCTACAGAAACTATAATGTGGATGCATGTGTATGGGCTAATGGGAAATCATCATGCTCTGCGAATTCCCCATGGTTCACTCAAGTACTTGATTTCAAAGGAAAGAATAGAGTGAAATGGGCACAAAGAAAGTACATGGTCTACAACTATTGCACCGATAAAAAAAGGTTTCCTCAAGGTGCTCCTCCAGAGTGCAGTTAA
- the LOC104725293 gene encoding laccase-15 isoform X1, translated as MLHSLFNFFLISLFFYNSCIAHHYTFTVKEVPYTKLCSTKKILTVNGQFPGPVLKAYKGDTIYVTVRNRASENITMHWHGVEQPRNPWSAGPEYITQCPIRPGSDFTYKVIFSIEDTTVWWHAHSSWTRATVHGLIFIYPLLAEPLPFLEADHEVPLILGEWWKKDVREVVEEFIRTGGAPNVSDALTINGHPGFLYPCSKSDTFHLAVEEGKTYRIRMVNAAMNLILFFAIANHTLTVVGADGHYTKPLNANYITISPGETLDVLLQADQNPENTYYMAARAYQTGNITFNNSTTIGVLRYISSSKTKTSLFSGSYPNLPFYNDTSAAFGFFTKIKSLFSGQVPVQISRRIITTISINLLRCPQNSCAGPNGSRLAASMNNISFVTPSHVDILKAYYLHIKGVYGTRFPDFPPLIFNFTAENQPLFLQTPRLATEVKVVEFGEVVELVIQGTSLVGGGLDHPMHLHGFSFFVVGVGLGNYNISDEDPSSRYNLDDPPYKNTMTVPRNGWIAIRFAAVNPGVWFMHCHFDRHQTWGMNVVFIVKNGIWPNQQMLPPPDDLPPCH; from the exons ATGTTACACTCcctcttcaatttcttcttaatctctcttttcttctacaACAGTTGCATTGCGCATCACTACACATTCACG GTTAAGGAAGTTCCATATACGAAACTGTGTAGCACGAAGAAGATTTTAACCGTTAATGGTCAGTTTCCTGGACCGGTTTTAAAGGCTTACAAAGGAGACACCATTTATGTTACCGTTCGTAACCGAGCTAGCGAAAATATCACTATGCATTG gCATGGTGTAGAGCAGCCGAGAAACCCATGGTCAGCTGGTCCTGAATACATCACCCAATGCCCGATTCGACCTGGTTCAGATTTTACATACAAAGTCATATTTTCCATTGAAGACACGACTGTTTGGTGGCACGCGCATAGCTCTTGGACACGTGCCACTGTACACGGTCTTATCTTCATATATCCTTTGCTCGCCGAACCTCTCCCTTTCCTAGAGGCGGACCATGAAGTCCCCTTAATTTTGG GGGAGTGGTGGAAGAAGGATGTGAGAGAAGTGGTGGAGGAGTTCATAAGGACCGGAGGTGCTCCTAATGTGTCTGATGCTTTGACCATCAATGGACATCCTGGTTTCTTGTATCCTTGCTCTaaatcag ATACATTCCATCTCGCGGTAGAGGAGGGCAAAACCTATCGCATCCGGATGGTAAACGCGGCGATGAACCTAATTCTCTTCTTCGCAATCGCAAACCACACCCTTACAGTAGTCGGGGCTGACGGACACTACACGAAACCTTTAAACGCTAATTATATCACCATATCCCCTGGCGAAACGCTAGACGTGTTATTACAAGCGGACCAAAACCCCGAAAACACTTATTACATGGCGGCTAGAGCTTACCAAACTGGCAATATCACATTCAACAACTCCACCACTATTGGAGTCTTACGTTACATTTCttcatcaaaaaccaaaacgtCATTGTTTTCTGGATCTTACCCAAACCTTCCTTTTTACAATGACACATCAGCAGCTTTCGGCTTCTTTACCAAGATCAAAAGCCTATTCTCCGGACAAGTTCCCGTCCAAATCTCCCGTAGGATAATCACGACGATTTCAATAAATCTTCTCAGGTGTCCCCAAAACTCCTGCGCGGGTCCAAATGGTTCAAGATTAGCAGCGAGTATGAACAACATATCATTTGTCACACCAAGTCACGTGGATATACTAAAAGCTTATTACCTTCACATTAAAGGCGTCTACGGAACGCGTTTTCCGGACTTTCCACCGCTGATTTTCAATTTCACCGCGGAAAATCAACCGCTGTTTTTGCAAACTCCGAGGCTCGCGACCGAGGTAAAGGTAGTTGAGTTTGGGGAAGTGGTTGAGCTTGTTATTCAAGGGACTAGTTTGGTTGGTGGTGGACTTGATCATCCTATGCATCTCCATGGTTTCAGCTTCTTTGTTGTTGGAGTAGGGCTTGGGAACTATAACATAAGTGACGAAGATCCGTCCTCAAGGTATAATCTCGACGACCCACCATACAAAAATACAATGACCGTGCCTAGGAATGGTTGGATCGCTATCAGATTCGCAGCTGTCAATCCCG GGGTTTGGTTCATGCACTGTCACTTCGATAGACATCAAACGTGGGGTATGAATGTTGTGTTCATTGTTAAGAATGGAATATGGCCAAATCAACAGATGCTGCCTCCACCAGATGATTTGCCGCCTTGTCATTAA
- the LOC104725293 gene encoding laccase-15 isoform X2 — protein sequence MLHSLFNFFLISLFFYNSCIAHHYTFTVKEVPYTKLCSTKKILTVNGQFPGPVLKAYKGDTIYVTVRNRASENITMHWHGVEQPRNPWSAGPEYITQCPIRPGSDFTYKVIFSIEDTTVWWHAHSSWTRATVHGLIFIYPLLAEPLPFLEADHEVPLILGEWWKKDVREVVEEFIRTGGAPNVSDALTINGHPGFLYPCSKSDTFHLAVEEGKTYRIRMVNAAMNLILFFAIANHTLTVVGADGHYTKPLNANYITISPGETLDVLLQADQNPENTYYMAARAYQTGNITFNNSTTIGVLRYISSSKTKTSLFSGSYPNLPFYNDTSAAFGFFTKIKSLFSGQVPVQISRRIITTISINLLRCPQNSCAGPNGSRLAASMNNISFVTPSHVDILKAYYLHIKGVYGTRFPDFPPLIFNFTAENQPLFLQTPRLATEVKVVEFGEVVELVIQGTSLVGGGLDHPMHLHGFSFFVVGVGLGNYNISDEDPSSRYNLDDPPYKNTMTVPRNGWIAIRFAAVNPDCGVVTSLSDTLEDVFRRAKRHN from the exons ATGTTACACTCcctcttcaatttcttcttaatctctcttttcttctacaACAGTTGCATTGCGCATCACTACACATTCACG GTTAAGGAAGTTCCATATACGAAACTGTGTAGCACGAAGAAGATTTTAACCGTTAATGGTCAGTTTCCTGGACCGGTTTTAAAGGCTTACAAAGGAGACACCATTTATGTTACCGTTCGTAACCGAGCTAGCGAAAATATCACTATGCATTG gCATGGTGTAGAGCAGCCGAGAAACCCATGGTCAGCTGGTCCTGAATACATCACCCAATGCCCGATTCGACCTGGTTCAGATTTTACATACAAAGTCATATTTTCCATTGAAGACACGACTGTTTGGTGGCACGCGCATAGCTCTTGGACACGTGCCACTGTACACGGTCTTATCTTCATATATCCTTTGCTCGCCGAACCTCTCCCTTTCCTAGAGGCGGACCATGAAGTCCCCTTAATTTTGG GGGAGTGGTGGAAGAAGGATGTGAGAGAAGTGGTGGAGGAGTTCATAAGGACCGGAGGTGCTCCTAATGTGTCTGATGCTTTGACCATCAATGGACATCCTGGTTTCTTGTATCCTTGCTCTaaatcag ATACATTCCATCTCGCGGTAGAGGAGGGCAAAACCTATCGCATCCGGATGGTAAACGCGGCGATGAACCTAATTCTCTTCTTCGCAATCGCAAACCACACCCTTACAGTAGTCGGGGCTGACGGACACTACACGAAACCTTTAAACGCTAATTATATCACCATATCCCCTGGCGAAACGCTAGACGTGTTATTACAAGCGGACCAAAACCCCGAAAACACTTATTACATGGCGGCTAGAGCTTACCAAACTGGCAATATCACATTCAACAACTCCACCACTATTGGAGTCTTACGTTACATTTCttcatcaaaaaccaaaacgtCATTGTTTTCTGGATCTTACCCAAACCTTCCTTTTTACAATGACACATCAGCAGCTTTCGGCTTCTTTACCAAGATCAAAAGCCTATTCTCCGGACAAGTTCCCGTCCAAATCTCCCGTAGGATAATCACGACGATTTCAATAAATCTTCTCAGGTGTCCCCAAAACTCCTGCGCGGGTCCAAATGGTTCAAGATTAGCAGCGAGTATGAACAACATATCATTTGTCACACCAAGTCACGTGGATATACTAAAAGCTTATTACCTTCACATTAAAGGCGTCTACGGAACGCGTTTTCCGGACTTTCCACCGCTGATTTTCAATTTCACCGCGGAAAATCAACCGCTGTTTTTGCAAACTCCGAGGCTCGCGACCGAGGTAAAGGTAGTTGAGTTTGGGGAAGTGGTTGAGCTTGTTATTCAAGGGACTAGTTTGGTTGGTGGTGGACTTGATCATCCTATGCATCTCCATGGTTTCAGCTTCTTTGTTGTTGGAGTAGGGCTTGGGAACTATAACATAAGTGACGAAGATCCGTCCTCAAGGTATAATCTCGACGACCCACCATACAAAAATACAATGACCGTGCCTAGGAATGGTTGGATCGCTATCAGATTCGCAGCTGTCAATCCCG ATTGTGGTGTTGTTACCAGCCTGTCAGACACGCTAGAAGATGTTTTTAGAAGAGCCAAAAGACATAACTAA
- the LOC109127406 gene encoding uncharacterized protein LOC109127406 — protein MSLSEYFTQLKILWDQLDNTKELDEPCICGKAARWQKKVERSMTVKFLAGLNESYAIVRRQIIAKKVLPSLVEVYNILDQDDSQKNFSPTVAQPAKGRPICLFCNKGCHIVERCYKKHGFPPGYRGKISDKSQKPPIVAAHVSMAPQPTSSNDNLESLIGPSHSAVDYTIISFSPSTFYFVGILAVSQHSLSSGTWDLTRGSTIGQGRRIGNLYVLDTTPPPPSVSVSVNAVVDINMWHKTLGNPFIHEWIDLRAPFSVETVDGYKNFLKLVDDHSRATWVYLLKTESELGFIKVHGDHTLFVKYGESEFVAVLVYVDDIVIASTIEASATQLTNVPKIYFKM, from the exons ATGTCTCTCTCTGAATACTTTACTCAATTGAAGATACTGTGGGATCAGCTAGACAATACAAAGGAGTTGGATGAGCCTTGTATTTGTGGTAAGGCGGCTAGATGGCAGAAAAAAGTAGAGAGATCAATGACAGTTAAATTCTTGGCAGGTTTGAATGAATCTTATGCAATTGTGAGAAGGCAGATCATTGCTAAGAAAGTGCTTCCTTCTCTTGTGGAAGTTTACAACATTCTTGACCAAGATGATAGTCAGAAAAATTTCTCTCCCACAGTTGCTCAGCCGGCT AAAGGACGTCCTATCTGTTTGTTTTGCAACAAAGGATGTCACATTGTAGAGAGGTGTTACAAGAAACATGGCTTCCCACCTGGATACAGAGGCAAGATTTCTGATAAGTCACAGAAGCCGCCTATTGTTGCTGCTCATGTTTCCATGGCACCACAACCTACCTCATCAAATGACAATCTAGAGAGTTTGATTG GACCATCACACTCTGCGGTTGATTACACTATTATCTCATTCTCTCCTTCTACCTTTTACTTTGTTGGCATCCTAGCGGTTTCTCAACATAGCCTTTCAAGTGGAACATGG GATCTTACTAGGGGATCGACCATTGGACAAGGTAGAAGGATTGGAAACCTCTATGTGCTAGACACAACACCTCCACCTCCATCAGTCTCAGTCTCAGTGAATGCAGTGGTGGACATTAACATGTGGCACAAGACGCTTGGAAACCCTTTTATTCACGAGTGG ATTGACTTAAGGGCACCTTTTTCAGTGGAAACTGTTGATGGATATAagaattttttgaaattagtgGATGATCATTCACGAGCTACATGGGTTTATCTTCTCAAAACTGAGTCAGAA CTTGGCTTCATTAAAGTTCATGGTGATCACACTTTATTTGTCAAATATGGTGAGAGTGAGTTTGTGGCAGTCcttgtctatgttgatgacattgTGATTGCGAGTACAATAGAAGCATCAGCAACTCAATTGACAAATGTTCCCAAGATCTATTTCAAAATGTGA